The Elgaria multicarinata webbii isolate HBS135686 ecotype San Diego chromosome 1, rElgMul1.1.pri, whole genome shotgun sequence genome has a window encoding:
- the LEMD2 gene encoding LEM domain-containing protein 2 has translation MAAAGLSDTELRAELLALGYQAGPITDSTRNVYAKKLTRLRAEVAAGQRSRGTSARAPPQAPSGSTRPRAAAGVSPRAAPRARVLDRRESEDEESEEEQEGSDYEPPHREAATGSRGLAQRNHWRVETGFTPGRSHWATGEGGKASSLWEGSSGVTSRRTQLEAGAGFPSSYQRDAAADRLASSTTWGGRSTGAEGVGLNPSKWWEREQSTSPSWESRTRESNARFSNRASLETESRVPPSSYLGSVTGRSGEWLTYRSPWKAEKEPGLASKSSQLLWGTGAGKELSHGTRWDGTPEHIGLKSQAQGTGRKGRGLEFYLSWFLWLATLGLLVIFLGILTVKMMGPAQLEGAEENFKLLPVDCGKSTDHYCQAKQEEISMTILYELYNYLAIQAGSFECGNPENLESKCIPVSEAKEYIENVTGYSEEKFEDALQWLMDNHKDSGISLQGNEPSEPVTAVKQVVCLESTRPQLGLGCRFKRALSTAVTNLFIFFWSLAFLWGILILLKYYWRKREEEERTMYKMVQKIIAAVQGHYKEWEQNLERYPYVGILHIRDTLIPPQDRKKMKRVWDRAVDFLASNESRIQTESHRVAGEDMLVWRWTKPTYLSDSDL, from the exons ATGGCCGCAGCGGGACTGTCAGACACAGAACTGCGAGCGGAGCTGCTGGCCCTGGGCTACCAGGCGGGCCCTATTACTGATTCCACCCGCAACGTCTACGCCAAGAAGCTCACCCGTCTACGAGCTGAGGTGGCCGCTGGGCAGAGGAGCCGCGGCACCAGCGCCCGGGCGCCTCCTCAGGCCCCGAGCGGCTCCACGAGGCCCAGGGCGGCCGCCGGTGTCAGCCCCAGAGCAGCTCCTCGGGCCCGCGTCTTGGACAGGAGGGAGAGTGAGGATGAGGAGAGCGAGGAAGAGCAGGAGGGGAGCGACTACGAGCCGCCTCACAGGGAGGCAGCGACCGGCAGTAGAGGGCTAGCTCAGAGAAACCACTGGAGGGTAGAGACTGGATTCACCCCCGGGAGGTCCCATTGGGCGACTGGAGAGGGGGGTAAAGCCAGCAGCCTCTGGGAAGGAAGTAGTGGGGTGACCTCAAGGAGGACCCAGTTGGAGGCAGGAGCGGGCTTTCCATCCTCATATCAAAGGGACGCAGCTGCAGATCGATTAGCGTCCAGCACCACGTGGGGGGGAAGGTCCACAGGAGCAGAAGGCGTCGGGTTAAACCCTAGTAAATGGTGGGAGAGGGAGCAGAGCACCAGCCCCTCGTGGGAATCCAGAACAAGGGAAAGCAACGCAAGGTTCAGCAACAGGGCCAGTTTAGAGACAGAAAGCAGGGTCCCCCCCAGCTCTTATTTGGGTTCAGTAACAGGAAGGAGTGGAGAGTGGTTAACCTACAGGTCCCCGTGGAAAGCAGAGAAAGAGCCTGGGTTAGCTTCCAAAAGTTCCCAACTACTatgggggacaggagcaggaaaaGAATTGAGTCATGGAACCCGTTGGGATGGGACACCCGAACACATAGGTTTGAAATCTCAAGCTCAGGGCACAGGAAGAAAAGGCAGGGGCTTAGAATTTTATCTCTCCTGGTTCCTGTGGCTGGCAACCTTAGGGCTGTTGGTAATTTTCCTGGGCATCCTTACAGTGAAGATGATGGGCCCTGCCCAGCTGGAAGGGGCCGAGGAGAACT TTAAGCTGTTGCCCGTGGATTGTGGAAAAAGTACAGATCAT TACTGTCAGGCAAAACAAGAAGAAATATCAATGACTATACTATATGAGTTATACAATTACCTTGCAATTCAAGCTG gtaGCTTTGAATGTGGAAACCCAGAGAATCTAGAAAGTAAATGCATTCCAGTTAGTGAAGCAAAGGAGTATATAGAG AATGTGACTGGCTATTCTGAAGAAAAGTTTGAGGATGCCTTGCAGTGGTTAATGGACAACCACAAGGACTCAGGAATATC GTTACAAGGCAATGAGCCTTCAGAACCAGTGACTGCTGTGAAACAGGTGGTTTGTCTCGAATCTACCCGTCCACAGCTGGGGCTAGGCTGCCGTTTCAAGCGGGCACTAAGCACAGCTGTTACAAACCTATTTATATTCTTTTGGA GTTTAGCTTTCCTTTGGGGAATTCTGATTCTTCTGAAGTATTACTGGcggaaaagggaggaagaggagcgGACCATGTATAAAATGGTGCAGAAAATCATAG CTGCTGTCCAGGGTCACTACAAAGAGTGGGAGCAGAACCTGGAACGGTACCCGTATGTAGGCATCCTTCACATCAGAGACACACTCATTCCACCGCAGGATAG GAAAAAAATGAAGCGAGTTTGGGACCGGGCAGTGGATTTCCTTGCTTCCAACGAGTCACGGATTCAGACGGAATCGCACAGGGTAGCGGGAGAGGACATGCTGGTGTGGCGTTGGACGAAGCCAACTTATCTCTCTGATTCAGACCTTTAG